The Methanophagales archaeon genome window below encodes:
- a CDS encoding MSMEG_0568 family radical SAM protein has product MDTKSLKTELLCLGARVSGSGVDKGRKGGAGPAAGGMFMFGGTVVNVPTRSWFVSQSPYRVYGEEGRYVLERNGERITEVTFPAARFQHLKTRDGIPYYKIALLHGADCLATTTIQTCVYWDTPKRCKFCAIELSLKSGATIAKKTPEQLAEVAEAAKRLDHVTHVTLTTGTTATPDKGIYYLAETARAIKDATGLPIHVQFEPPKELNMIDALSDAVDTVGIHVESFDRGVLQRMAECKAEISFERYVDAWKRSVALFGDTQVSSYVITGLGESDESIIRGSQTMVELGVYPFVVPLRPIPGSMLENERPPAPERMFRLYEEVAEVLHAGGMNWRKNKAGCVRCRACSALPDFEY; this is encoded by the coding sequence ATGGATACAAAGAGTTTGAAGACGGAGTTGCTATGTCTGGGTGCGAGAGTGTCAGGTTCTGGTGTGGACAAAGGCAGGAAAGGCGGGGCAGGACCCGCAGCAGGTGGTATGTTCATGTTTGGGGGCACTGTGGTGAACGTTCCCACGCGGAGCTGGTTTGTCTCTCAGTCGCCGTACCGCGTTTATGGTGAAGAGGGGCGATACGTATTGGAGAGGAATGGAGAGCGAATAACCGAGGTTACGTTTCCTGCTGCGCGATTCCAGCATTTGAAGACGCGTGATGGCATACCCTATTATAAAATCGCACTACTGCACGGTGCAGATTGTTTGGCTACGACCACAATACAGACCTGTGTGTACTGGGACACGCCAAAGAGGTGTAAGTTCTGTGCAATCGAGCTGTCATTGAAAAGTGGTGCGACGATAGCGAAGAAGACACCGGAGCAGCTTGCGGAGGTGGCAGAGGCGGCGAAGAGGCTGGACCACGTCACTCACGTGACGCTCACCACAGGTACAACAGCCACACCCGACAAAGGTATATATTATCTCGCAGAGACTGCGAGAGCGATAAAGGATGCAACTGGTCTGCCGATACATGTGCAATTCGAGCCGCCAAAAGAGCTAAATATGATTGATGCCCTCTCCGATGCTGTGGACACGGTGGGGATACATGTGGAGAGCTTTGACCGTGGTGTGTTGCAAAGAATGGCGGAATGCAAGGCAGAGATATCTTTTGAGCGATATGTGGATGCATGGAAACGGAGTGTAGCGCTCTTTGGTGATACTCAGGTCAGCAGTTATGTGATTACCGGATTGGGTGAGAGTGATGAGTCTATAATAAGGGGTAGTCAAACGATGGTAGAGCTCGGCGTGTATCCATTCGTAGTGCCTCTGCGTCCTATACCGGGCTCGATGCTGGAGAATGAGAGACCACCAGCTCCAGAGAGGATGTTTCGGTTATATGAGGAAGTTGCGGAGGTATTGCATGCCGGAGGGATGAACTGGCGTAAGAACAAGGCGGGTTGTGTACGGTGCAGGGCGTGTTCCGCGTTGCCAGATTTCGAGTATTAG